The Ammospiza nelsoni isolate bAmmNel1 chromosome 10, bAmmNel1.pri, whole genome shotgun sequence genome includes a region encoding these proteins:
- the TM4SF19 gene encoding transmembrane 4 L6 family member 19 has protein sequence MCVGKCSRIVGPCLLVLGTLSVLASILLLFPGGASRYLLQGHLGRHARALPGLWGGGIAVLLAAIQVTALGWQRPGCSGRHSALLSVLLSKLALLGSAACFVLCGVGLSTGPLCLHNSTALGPGHAALWGYPFLDPIDLGAGARAENYLYNRSSWSTCLEPEGIVAWHVALFSLLLLLSAAEMLLALLQILNGLLGCLCGSCDGK, from the exons ATGTGCGTGGGGAAGTGCAGCCGGATCGTGGGGCCGTgcctgctggtgctgggcacGCTGTCCGTGCTGGccagcatcctgctgctgttcccgGGCGGAGCATCCCGGtacctgctgcagggacacctgggcCGCCACGCCCGCGCTCTGCCGGGGCTCTGGGGCGGCGGCATCGCC gtgctgctggcagcgaTCCAGGTCACGGCGCTGGGCTGGCAGCGCCCCGGCTGCTCCGGCCGCCACAGC GCTCTGCTGTCCgtgctgctctccaagctggCGCTGCTGGGCTCCGCCGCCTGCTTCGTGCTCTGCGGGGTGGGGCTGAGCACGGGCCCGCTCTGCCTGCACAACAGCACCGCGCTGGGGCCCGGGCACGCCGCCCTCTGGGGATACCCATTCCTGGACCCCATCGACCTGGGGGCTGGCGCCAG GGCTGAGAATTACCTGTACAACcggagctcctggagcacctGCCTGGAGCCTGAGGGCATCGTGGCCTGGCACGTGGCGCTCTTCtcgctcctgctgctcctcagcgCTGCCGAGatgctgctggcgctgctcCAGATCCTCAACGGGCTCCTGGGCTGCCTCTGTGGCTCCTGTGACGGCAAGTAG
- the NEU4 gene encoding sialidase-4 — MGSRHFPARTVLFERESSGVTYRVPALLYLPCGAKLLAFAEERLSADDAHANLLVLRRGSIYGTFVEWEDMRVLETATLQHHRSMNPCPLYDEFTGTLFLFFITVLGRTPEAYQIVTGQNVTRLCCVTSADQGLSWSTATDLTQQVIGATIKDWATFALGPGHGIQLRSGRLLVPAYSYHIDCKQCFGQLCKTTPHSFAFYSDDHGRAWRFGEFIPNLQSGECQLVSVDEEDGSNVLYCNARSPLGFRVQALSTDDGAVFHGGQLVQRLVEPPHGCHGSVIGFPAPLVYVPAASRDTGVPSRGSGCRLRPGALRGVTSVRGNSAASPSPTPFFQAPTWILYSHPTSPMSRVNMGVHLSTFPRDAESWTEPWVIYEGPSAYSDLACLQLPQRDAPPAGGTATAFACLYENGVRSPYEQISFSMFTLHDVLQNIPLTAAARPRGKRKRRRSCFIS, encoded by the exons ATGGGCTCCCGGCACTTCCCGGCGCGCACCGTGCTGTTCGAGAGGGAGTCCAGCGGTGTCACGTACCGAGTGCCCGCCCTGCTCTACCTGCCCTGCGGTGCCAAGCTGCTGGCCTTCGCCGAGGAGCGCCTCAGCGCCGACGATGCCCACGCCAACCTGCTGGTGCTGCGCCGCGGCTCCATCTACGGCACCTTCGTGGAG TGGGAAGACATGCGTGTGCTGGAGACGGCCACGCTGCAGCACCACCGCTCCATGAACCCCTGCCCGCTCTACGACGAGTTCACGGGCaccctcttcctcttcttcatcACGGTGCTGGGCAGGACGCCCGAAGCCTACCAGATTGTCACCGGCCAGAACGTCACCCGCCTGTGCTGTGTCACCAGCGCTGACCAGGGCCTGAGCTGGAGCACGGCCACAGACCTGACACAGCAGGTCATCGGGGCCACCATCAAAG aCTGGGCGACGTTCGCGCTGGGCCCCGGGCACGGCATCCAGCTGCGCTCGGGCCGGCTGCTGGTGCCCGCCTACAGCTACCACATCGACTGCAAGCAGTGCTTCGGGCAGCTCTGCAAGACCACCCCGCACTCCTTCGCCTTCTACAGCGACGACCACGGCCGCGCCTGGCGCTTCGGCGAGTTCATCCCCAACCTGCAGTCGGGCGAGTGCCAGCTGGTGTCGGTGGATGAGGAGGACGGGTCCAACGTGCTCTACTGCAACGCCCGCAGCCCGCTGGGCTTCAGGGTGCAGGCGCTGAGCACGGATGACGGGGCCGTGTTCCACGGGGGGCAGCTGGTGCAGCGGCTCGTGGAGCCGCCCCACGGCTGTCACGGCAGCGTCATCGGCTTCCCCGCACCGCTCGTGTATGTCCCCGCTGCCTCCCGGGACACCGGGGTGCCCTCCCGGGGCTCGGGGTGCCGGCTGCGCCCCGGGGCGCTCCGTGG TGTCACCTCGGTGCGGGGGAACTCcgcagccagccccagccccactcccttCTTCCAAGCGCCGACGTGGATCCTGTACTCGCACCCCACCAGCCCCATGTCGCGGGTGAACATGGGCGTCCACCTGAGCACCTTCCCCAGGGACGCCGAGAGCTGGACGGAGCCCTGGGTCATCTACGAGGGCCCGAGCGCCTACTCGGACCTGGCGTGCCTGCAGCTGCCGCAGCGGGACGCGCCCCCGGCCGGCGGCACCGCCACCGCCTTCGCCTGCCTCTACGAGAACGGCGTGAGGAGTCCCTACGAGCAGATCTCCTTCAGCATGTTCACGCTGCACGACGTGCTCCAGAACATCCCCCTGACAGCCGCTGCTCGCCCGCgggggaagaggaagaggaggaggagctgcttcATCTCCTAG
- the GAL3ST2 gene encoding galactose-3-O-sulfotransferase 2, with product MWLCGKELLDKNPLKLCISRHARCLIIFSFCLGLSCLSGFLHMRSKSYRISKSHEELLVPPAPCRAKTNVMFLKTHKTASSTVLNIMFRFAERHNLTVALPADQLVHLGYPSTFMAHFVEGFETIGQNYNIMCNHLRFNPLEVRKVMADNTFYFSILRNPIPLLESSYIYYKDYVPAFRSSKDVNAFLESPTRYYQPADHSKNIYARNIMWFDFGYNNNADDDTNYTQAVLEQIEHNFHLILIADYFDESMILLKHTLCWDLDDVIYFKLNARSQDTIQTLTPESEEQIKAWCSLDWKLYLHFNQSFWRRIKETIGLEVLEKEVDHLRSRQRELMETCLSEQEAVRKDHIKNKALLPFQSGAANILGYNLKQDLDNTTLRTCQKMVIPELQYTSYLYAVQHPHKKRKDVGLPLLWTSVQEKKQLTGSN from the exons ATGTGGCTGTGTGGGAAAGAACTATTGGATAAAAATCCACTGAAACTCTGTATTTCCAGGCATGCCAGATGTCTCATCATTTTCAGCTTCTGCCTGGGGCTTTCCTGCCTCTCTGGATTCTTGCATATGAGGAGTAAGAGTTACAG GATCTCAAAGAGCCACGAGGAGCTGCTGGTCCCTCCCGCGCCGTGCCGTGCTAAGACAAACGTCATGTTCCTCAAAACCCACAAGACTGCCAGCAGCACCGTGCTCAACATCATGTTCAGGTTTGCAGAGAGGCACAACCTCACTGTGGCCCTCCCTGCTGACCAGCTCGTCCACCTGGGCTACCCAAGCACTTTCATGGCCCACTTTGTGGAGGGCTTTGAAACCATAGGCCAAAATTACAACATCATGTGCAATCACCTGAGGTTTAACCCCTTGGAG GTGAGAAAGGTGATGGCAGACAACACCTTCTACTTCTCCATCCTGAGGAACCCCATCCCTCTGCTGGAGTCTTCCTACATCTACTACAAGGACTATGTGCCTGCCTTCAGGAGCTCCAAGGACGTGAACGCATTCCTGGAGTCACCCACGAGGTATTACCAGCCAGCAGATCACAGTAAGAACATCTATGCCAGGAACATCATGTGGTTTGACTTCGGCTACAACAACAACGCCGACGATGACACCAACTACACCCAGGCTGTCCTGGAGCAGATCGAGCACAACTTCCACCTCATCCTGATAGCAGACTACTTTGATGAGTCCATGATCCTCCTGAAGCACACTTTGTGCTGGGACCTGGATGATGTGATTTACTTCAAGCTCAATGCCAGGAGCCAGGACACCATCCAGACGCTGACTCCGGAAAGTGAGGAGCAGATAAAAGCCTGGTGCTCGCTGGACTGGAAGCTCTACCTGCACTTCAACCAGAGCTTCTGGAGGAGGATTAAGGAGACCATagggctggaggtgctggaaAAGGAGGTGGATCACCTGCGGAGCAGACAGAGGGAGCTCATGGAGACTTGTCtgtcagagcaggaggcagtgaGGAAGGACCACATCAAGAATAAAGCTCTCCTGCCTTTCCAGTCAGGGGCTGCAAACATCCTGGGCTACAACCTCAAACAAGACTTGGACAACACAACTCTGAGAACCTGCCAGAAAATGGTCATTCCAGAGCTCCAGTACACCTCCTACCTTTATGCTGTCCAACACCCTCACAAGAAGAGGAAAGATGTGGGGTTGCCATTGCTGTGGACCAGTGTCCAGGAGAAGAAGCAGCTTACAGGGTCCAACTAG